From a single Drosophila sulfurigaster albostrigata strain 15112-1811.04 chromosome 3, ASM2355843v2, whole genome shotgun sequence genomic region:
- the LOC133844218 gene encoding proteasome subunit beta type-5 → MALEEICGLNKFGFMKGFDAQVKDWDQQQLQIATSNLRNPYSLMAPPFENPAVNLPKILQHCNVRMEFDHGTTTLGFKYQGGVILCADSRATSGQYIGSQSMRKVVELTNYMLGTLAGGAADCVYWDRVLVRECRLHELRYKSRMPVDAAARIMCNISTEYKGMGLAMGMMLAGCDDEGCKLIYVDSEGMRSHGSVFSVGSGSPYALGVLDTGYRWNLTDEEAYDLARRAIYHATSKDAYSGGIVRLYHINDKGWKNICNTDCNDLHDIFCEETTSNDDQAHLPCTSKAWIEQKLRHDNVQARVAAVTMEKV, encoded by the exons ATGGCTTTGGAGGAAATATGcggcttaaataaatttggatTCATGAAGGGGTTCGATGCTCAAGTCAAGGACTGGgatcaacagcagctgcaaattgCCACCAGCAACCTTAGAAATCCTTACAGTCTAATGGCTCCGCCGTTTGAAAAT CCTGCCGTTAATCTGCCAAAGATTCTGCAGCACTGCAACGTGCGAATGGAGTTCGATCATGGCACCACAACTTTGGGCTTCAAGTATCAAGGAGGTGTGATCCTTTGCGCTGATTCACGAGCCACTTCCGGCCAGTACATTGGCTCGCAGAGCATGAGGAAGGTTGTGGAGCTCACTAATTATATGCTTGGCACCTTGGCCGGCGGCGCTGCGGACTGCGTCTACTGGGATCGAGTGCTGGTACGCGAGTGCCGGTTGCATGAACTGCGCTACAAGAGCCGCATGCCTGTCGATGCTGCGGCCAGAATAATGTGCAACATATCCACCGAGTACAAGGGCATGGGTCTGGCCATGGGCATGATGCTGGCGGGCTGCGATGATGAGGGCTGTAAGCTCATCTATGTGGACTCCGAGGGTATGCGGTCACATGGCAGCGTATTCTCAGTGGGGAGTGGTTCTCCCTATGCTCTAGGTGTACTCGATACAGGGTATCGATGGAATCTAACAGACGAGGAAGCATACGATTTGGCTCGTCGTGCCATTTACCATGCCACCAGCAAAGATGCGTACTCGGGAGGCATTGTTCGCCTATATCACATCAACGACAAGGGCTGgaaaaacatttgcaacaCGGACTGCAACGATCTGCATGACATCTTTTGCGAGGAGACAACTAGTAATGATGATCAAGCGCACTTGCCCTGCACTAGCAAAGCATGGATTGAACAAAAACTACGACATGATAATGTCCAAGCACGAGTCGCAGCGGTGACTATGGAGAAAGTGTAG